A region from the Acidiferrobacter sp. SPIII_3 genome encodes:
- a CDS encoding FAD-dependent oxidoreductase yields MQKTVLVVGAGPAGLAAAAGVAGSGAQAVLVEKAAKLGGTPILSGYAKLVPSGEWARDAMGRMVKRVEDSKNVTIHKETKVTKLAGEAGNFTATLSNGKTVECASVILATGFTHFDSINKPEWGFGTFEDVVTTTQVEQMVAAGKVACPSDGRVPERVAILLCVGSRDRQIGREWCSKICCTVSTNLAMEIKELSPTTDVFIYYMDIRTFGLYEDRFYWKSQEEFKTKFVKARIAEVTRAPDGRLLVKGEDTLVKRPIVIPMDLVVHAVGMDPNEDNPEIARVFGVGLEKHGFIDRAEHYTNTCGTTRRGIYAVGAALAPETIDDSISQGTAAALRAVADMNALVQKSA; encoded by the coding sequence ATGCAAAAAACGGTGCTGGTGGTTGGGGCCGGGCCCGCGGGGCTCGCGGCGGCGGCAGGGGTGGCTGGCAGCGGCGCGCAGGCGGTGCTGGTCGAGAAGGCGGCGAAGCTCGGCGGTACGCCGATATTGTCCGGCTACGCTAAGCTCGTGCCGTCCGGCGAGTGGGCGCGCGACGCCATGGGCCGCATGGTCAAGCGCGTCGAGGACTCAAAGAACGTCACGATCCACAAGGAGACGAAGGTGACGAAGCTTGCCGGCGAGGCCGGGAACTTCACCGCGACCTTGTCGAACGGCAAGACGGTCGAGTGCGCATCGGTCATCCTGGCCACGGGCTTTACCCATTTCGACTCGATCAACAAGCCGGAGTGGGGCTTTGGGACCTTCGAGGACGTCGTGACAACGACCCAGGTCGAACAGATGGTGGCGGCCGGCAAGGTCGCCTGTCCCTCGGACGGCCGCGTTCCCGAGCGGGTCGCGATTCTTCTGTGCGTGGGCTCGCGGGATCGGCAGATCGGGCGCGAGTGGTGTTCCAAGATCTGCTGCACGGTGTCGACGAACCTTGCCATGGAGATCAAGGAGCTTTCGCCCACGACGGATGTGTTCATCTATTACATGGACATCCGGACCTTCGGTCTTTACGAGGACCGCTTTTACTGGAAGTCGCAGGAAGAGTTCAAGACCAAGTTCGTCAAGGCGCGTATCGCCGAGGTGACGCGCGCCCCCGACGGCCGCCTGCTCGTCAAGGGTGAGGATACGCTCGTCAAGCGCCCGATCGTGATCCCCATGGACTTGGTCGTGCACGCGGTGGGTATGGACCCGAATGAGGACAATCCGGAGATCGCGCGGGTGTTTGGCGTCGGGCTCGAGAAGCACGGGTTCATCGATCGCGCCGAGCATTACACGAACACCTGCGGGACCACCCGCCGGGGGATCTATGCGGTGGGCGCGGCGTTGGCCCCCGAGACGATCGATGACTCGATCTCGCAAGGCACGGCGGCCGCTCTGCGCGCCGTCGCGGACATGAATGCTCTGGTTCAAAAGAGCGCCTGA
- a CDS encoding heterodisulfide reductase-related iron-sulfur binding cluster, which yields MKPTEQSPGNHNASAAGAGAGTMKPGFHNTDGQGIAGHGSFFQQTNLSGADAAKATEWVRKQIDRRTLDLADRMDDIRDHMWELEKDGQIIVHRITDEHEPKMVKTLFGWDKKIPTKQLWHHKSCGQCGNIPGYPTSLLWFMNKFGYVPGKDYLDETDQTSCTAWNYHGSGIGNVESLAAVFLRNFHQAYVSGKQHGFELGHFFPLVHCGTSFGNYKEIRKYLIESSELREKVTKILGKLGRLVDGKLVIPEEIVHYSEWVHVMRNRIASELQTIDMSNIRVTMHVACHYYKMVHEDAIYDAETLNGNRTAIGTAIAEALGAQVIDYSTWYDCCGFGFRHIISEREFTRSFTMDRKIKVARQEANADVMIGNDTGCITTMDKNQWIGKAHGQNFQVPIMADVQLAALACGADPFKIVQLQWHASPCEELVEKMGIDWNKAKGDFEKYLKQVEQGNIEYLYNPELALGGKA from the coding sequence ATGAAACCTACCGAACAGAGCCCCGGCAACCATAACGCCTCGGCTGCCGGCGCTGGCGCCGGCACCATGAAACCCGGATTCCATAATACCGACGGACAGGGAATCGCCGGTCACGGGTCGTTTTTCCAGCAGACCAATCTCTCGGGGGCCGATGCCGCCAAGGCCACGGAATGGGTGAGAAAACAGATCGACCGGCGCACCCTTGACCTCGCCGACCGTATGGACGACATCCGCGACCATATGTGGGAGCTGGAAAAGGACGGCCAGATCATCGTGCATCGCATCACAGACGAGCACGAGCCCAAGATGGTGAAGACCCTCTTTGGTTGGGACAAGAAGATCCCGACCAAGCAGCTCTGGCACCACAAGTCCTGCGGCCAGTGCGGCAATATCCCCGGTTACCCCACCTCCCTCCTGTGGTTCATGAACAAGTTCGGTTATGTCCCCGGCAAGGATTATCTGGACGAGACCGATCAGACCTCGTGCACCGCGTGGAACTACCATGGCTCGGGTATCGGCAACGTCGAGTCGCTGGCCGCCGTGTTCCTGCGCAACTTCCACCAGGCTTATGTGTCGGGCAAGCAGCATGGGTTCGAACTGGGCCATTTCTTTCCGCTCGTGCATTGCGGGACGTCGTTTGGGAATTACAAGGAGATCCGCAAATATCTGATCGAGTCGTCGGAATTGCGCGAGAAGGTCACAAAGATCCTTGGCAAGCTCGGCCGGCTCGTCGACGGCAAGCTCGTGATTCCCGAGGAGATCGTGCACTACTCCGAGTGGGTGCATGTCATGCGCAACCGTATCGCCTCCGAGCTGCAGACGATCGACATGTCCAACATTCGCGTGACCATGCACGTGGCGTGCCATTACTACAAGATGGTGCACGAGGATGCCATTTATGATGCCGAGACCCTGAACGGTAACCGCACCGCCATAGGGACCGCGATCGCCGAGGCCCTCGGTGCTCAGGTGATCGATTACTCGACGTGGTACGACTGCTGTGGTTTCGGGTTCCGCCACATCATCTCGGAACGCGAGTTTACGCGTTCGTTCACCATGGACCGCAAGATCAAGGTGGCGCGCCAGGAAGCCAATGCCGACGTCATGATCGGCAACGACACCGGGTGCATCACGACCATGGACAAGAACCAGTGGATCGGCAAGGCGCATGGTCAGAACTTCCAGGTGCCGATCATGGCCGACGTCCAGCTCGCGGCGCTGGCCTGTGGGGCGGACCCGTTCAAGATCGTGCAGCTCCAATGGCACGCAAGCCCCTGCGAGGAACTCGTCGAGAAGATGGGCATCGACTGGAACAAGGCGAAGGGTGATTTCGAGAAATACCTGAAGCAGGTCGAGCAGGGCAACATCGAATATCTCTATAATCCTGAGTTGGCTTTGGGGGGCAAGGCGTAA
- a CDS encoding 4Fe-4S dicluster domain-containing protein, producing the protein MREIYDDIRNDFRYDHELNGCLNCGVCTATCPAAHFYDFSPREIVQLLWTENVEQIYDAMQEKIWACAQCMTCAARCPFKNSPGGLIAIMREVSIKHGMQSAKDVLRPFGRVMLKLITTGNQLSPDMIQPDHFPDWGPNIQKVEGDLKILRKAIPVRTLQTTETAWEVSLKTSVEMYTIWEMTGVMDALQIVDENLFDVIEDFIDEKREDYSDWLEAQEDQKKDD; encoded by the coding sequence ATGCGAGAGATTTATGACGATATTCGTAACGATTTTCGTTACGATCACGAATTGAATGGTTGTCTCAACTGCGGTGTCTGCACCGCGACCTGCCCCGCCGCCCACTTCTACGACTTTAGTCCCCGCGAAATCGTCCAGCTCCTCTGGACCGAAAACGTCGAACAAATCTACGATGCCATGCAGGAAAAGATCTGGGCGTGCGCGCAGTGCATGACCTGCGCGGCGCGTTGTCCGTTCAAGAACTCGCCTGGCGGACTCATCGCCATCATGCGCGAGGTCTCGATCAAGCATGGCATGCAGTCGGCCAAGGATGTGCTTCGGCCTTTTGGCCGGGTGATGTTGAAGCTGATCACGACCGGGAACCAGTTGTCGCCGGACATGATCCAACCTGATCACTTCCCGGATTGGGGCCCGAACATCCAGAAGGTCGAAGGCGATCTCAAGATCTTGCGCAAGGCCATACCGGTGCGCACGCTCCAGACCACCGAGACCGCCTGGGAGGTATCACTCAAGACCTCGGTGGAGATGTACACGATTTGGGAGATGACGGGCGTGATGGACGCCCTGCAGATCGTCGATGAAAACCTCTTTGACGTCATCGAGGATTTCATCGACGAGAAGCGCGAGGACTACAGCGACTGGCTGGAAGCCCAGGAGGACCAGAAGAAGGACGACTAA
- a CDS encoding DsrE/DsrF/DrsH-like family protein translates to MTTKKLAIIATKGTLDWGYPPFILASTAAALGYDVQIFFTFYGLQLLRKSLDHLKVTSLGNPGMPMPMPMPVLLQALPGMQSMMTAMMKQKMKSKGVASLEDLRNLCAEADVKMIGCQMTVDLFGFSPSDFISGIEMGGAATFFEFAGESDICLFM, encoded by the coding sequence ATGACCACCAAAAAGCTTGCCATCATCGCTACGAAGGGCACGTTGGACTGGGGCTACCCGCCCTTCATCCTTGCCTCCACCGCGGCCGCCCTGGGATATGACGTCCAGATCTTCTTCACCTTCTACGGCCTGCAGTTGCTCCGTAAGAGCCTCGATCACCTGAAGGTCACCTCGCTTGGTAACCCCGGCATGCCCATGCCGATGCCCATGCCGGTGCTGCTGCAGGCCCTGCCGGGCATGCAGAGCATGATGACGGCCATGATGAAGCAGAAGATGAAATCGAAGGGAGTGGCGAGCCTCGAGGATCTGCGGAATCTCTGCGCCGAGGCCGATGTCAAAATGATCGGCTGCCAGATGACCGTAGACCTTTTCGGGTTCAGCCCCAGCGATTTTATTTCGGGGATCGAGATGGGCGGTGCCGCGACCTTCTTCGAGTTTGCGGGCGAGTCGGATATCTGCCTCTTTATGTAG
- a CDS encoding sulfurtransferase TusA family protein, whose translation MANFDKELDARGLNCPLPILRTKKALNDLTGGQTLRVVATDPGAIKDFQAFAKQTGNELVESGEANGEFTFVLRKKA comes from the coding sequence ATGGCGAACTTCGATAAGGAACTGGATGCCCGCGGTTTGAACTGTCCGTTACCGATCCTGCGCACCAAGAAGGCGCTGAATGACCTCACCGGCGGACAGACCCTGAGGGTCGTGGCCACCGACCCCGGCGCTATCAAGGATTTTCAGGCCTTTGCCAAACAGACCGGCAATGAGCTTGTCGAATCGGGAGAGGCAAACGGGGAGTTCACGTTTGTGCTCCGGAAAAAGGCATAG
- a CDS encoding rhodanese-like domain-containing protein, with product MVAFQDLDPMDLQKLLQEGDDNLVLVDVRTPAEVARGAIPGAQSIPLHLLPLNAGLLDKAQPVVFYCQSGARSAQACMYLRQQGHDKLYNLRGGIVAWARNGLPIAPIDERAP from the coding sequence ATGGTCGCATTCCAGGACCTGGATCCCATGGACCTTCAAAAGCTCCTGCAGGAGGGCGATGACAATCTCGTCCTCGTCGATGTACGTACCCCGGCGGAGGTAGCGCGCGGGGCGATCCCGGGGGCACAATCCATCCCCCTCCATCTCCTTCCCCTGAACGCCGGATTGCTTGACAAAGCCCAACCGGTGGTCTTTTATTGCCAATCCGGCGCAAGGTCAGCGCAGGCCTGCATGTATTTGCGGCAGCAGGGGCACGACAAGCTCTACAATTTGCGCGGCGGCATCGTGGCGTGGGCACGAAACGGCCTGCCAATCGCCCCTATTGATGAGCGGGCCCCGTGA
- a CDS encoding ISAzo13 family transposase, protein MDLREKALREKLAVVLPLMNERQRRIVAAVEARGYGRGGVQAVARATGMSRQTIYRGLADLEAGAPSERVRAAGGGRKRLSAHQPRLAETLEALIEPTVRGDPQSPLRWTSRSTRTLEAALAQAGYTISYHTVANLLHELDYTLQGNRKSSEGTVDHADRDAQFRYISDQASAALRGRLPVISVDTKKKELVGNYKNAGQQWRPKGDAIEVLTHDFPDPEVPKAVPYGVYDIGQNTGWVNVGMSSDTAEFAVESIRQWWRHMGRPRYPRARRLLICADSGGSNGYRLSLWKRELQTFATEQGLTITVCHFPPGTSKWNKIEHRLFSFITMNWRGQPLTDYRTIVNLIAGTKTRTGLIVKARLDRKTYKRGIKVSAQEMKALALEPHPFHGEWNYTLRPQRSSA, encoded by the coding sequence ATGGATCTGCGAGAAAAGGCGCTACGCGAGAAGTTGGCGGTGGTACTGCCGCTGATGAACGAAAGGCAGCGGCGGATAGTGGCGGCGGTCGAGGCGCGAGGGTACGGACGCGGCGGCGTGCAGGCCGTGGCGCGCGCGACCGGGATGAGCCGTCAAACGATCTACCGGGGACTAGCGGATCTGGAGGCGGGCGCGCCATCCGAACGGGTGCGGGCCGCGGGCGGGGGCCGAAAACGGCTAAGCGCACACCAGCCGCGGTTGGCGGAGACGCTCGAGGCGCTGATCGAACCGACCGTGCGCGGCGATCCGCAGTCGCCGTTGCGCTGGACTTCGCGCAGCACGAGGACCTTGGAAGCGGCGCTCGCACAAGCCGGATACACCATCAGCTACCATACTGTTGCGAATCTGCTGCATGAGTTGGATTATACGCTGCAGGGGAACCGCAAGAGTTCGGAGGGAACGGTGGATCATGCGGATCGGGATGCGCAATTTCGCTACATCAGCGACCAGGCGAGTGCCGCATTACGAGGCCGCCTGCCGGTGATCTCAGTGGACACCAAGAAAAAAGAGCTCGTAGGAAACTACAAAAATGCCGGCCAGCAATGGCGCCCGAAGGGGGATGCCATCGAAGTGCTCACACACGATTTCCCCGATCCGGAGGTACCCAAGGCCGTGCCTTACGGTGTCTATGACATCGGCCAGAACACCGGTTGGGTCAACGTGGGGATGAGTTCCGATACCGCCGAATTTGCGGTCGAAAGCATTCGCCAATGGTGGAGGCATATGGGCCGACCCCGTTATCCGCGCGCCCGTCGCCTGCTGATCTGCGCTGACAGTGGGGGCAGTAACGGGTATCGGCTCTCGCTGTGGAAGCGAGAGCTGCAGACCTTCGCGACGGAACAGGGACTGACGATTACGGTGTGTCACTTTCCGCCCGGCACGAGCAAATGGAACAAGATCGAGCATCGACTGTTCTCTTTCATCACCATGAACTGGAGAGGGCAACCGTTGACGGACTATCGCACCATCGTCAATCTCATTGCCGGGACGAAGACGCGGACCGGCCTGATCGTCAAAGCGCGCCTGGATCGCAAGACATACAAACGGGGAATCAAGGTTTCGGCGCAAGAGATGAAGGCGCTCGCACTCGAACCCCACCCCTTCCACGGCGAGTGGAACTACACCCTGAGGCCACAACGGTCCTCGGCGTAA
- a CDS encoding M48 family metalloprotease: MDRSHRHGAVFELTRAGEVTGRRIVGKRLGFALLALLSANPAVGGLGDLPNLGHPSAVVMSRAQQTAFGKAFLVHALKTYRFVHNPDALAFVRALGRRLVAASFDPQIDFHFYILKNPVVNAFSVPGGYVFINTGAIIAARNEDELAAVMSHEISHDTQRHIPRLIALSHKLSWAALVGVLAGALLMGTSQFEGGAAAMSLSSAGLASETLKHRRGYESEADHFGLRTMARAGFNPHAMAAFFRRLKTYDRFMSVNVPESWRTHPATDIRIAETENLAARYPNPPIPDRPSFDRFQAALMAREGSPYTAAARLAHELSGRHDPGARRYGEALADMRLGRLTKARHQLGVLIANSPRVVAYRMTLAELWRETGHLRAAIAVLRGARALRPQSLWIGVLTARTLLDAGDITAAHRLIKRLIERAPYRPDLYRALAHVYGRRHDYLHAHEALAESLFLEGDGQGAAAELRLAAPFATRPAARARLKTLKVAFKEGWTAPPTFP; encoded by the coding sequence GTGGACCGATCGCACCGTCATGGAGCGGTATTCGAGCTCACCCGCGCTGGGGAAGTAACGGGCCGACGCATCGTGGGCAAACGGCTCGGCTTTGCGCTGCTTGCCCTGCTTTCCGCCAACCCGGCCGTAGGCGGTCTGGGTGACCTCCCGAATCTCGGGCACCCGTCTGCGGTCGTCATGTCGCGCGCCCAGCAAACGGCCTTCGGGAAGGCCTTTCTGGTGCATGCGCTAAAGACCTACCGTTTTGTTCACAATCCGGATGCCTTGGCGTTCGTCCGCGCCCTGGGCCGGCGGCTGGTGGCCGCAAGCTTCGATCCACAGATCGATTTCCACTTTTATATCCTGAAGAACCCGGTCGTCAACGCCTTCTCGGTCCCGGGGGGTTATGTCTTCATCAATACCGGGGCGATCATTGCCGCGCGCAATGAAGACGAACTTGCGGCCGTGATGTCGCACGAGATCTCGCACGACACGCAACGCCACATTCCGCGTCTCATCGCCCTGTCCCACAAGTTGTCATGGGCCGCGCTCGTCGGAGTACTCGCCGGGGCGCTGCTTATGGGCACATCGCAATTCGAGGGCGGCGCCGCGGCCATGTCATTGAGCTCGGCCGGCCTTGCGAGCGAGACACTGAAGCACCGGCGCGGTTATGAATCCGAGGCCGATCATTTCGGACTGCGCACCATGGCGCGCGCGGGTTTCAATCCACACGCCATGGCCGCCTTCTTCAGGCGCCTCAAGACCTATGACCGCTTCATGAGCGTCAATGTACCGGAGTCCTGGCGCACGCATCCGGCCACCGACATTCGCATCGCCGAGACCGAGAATCTCGCCGCGCGCTACCCCAACCCCCCGATCCCCGACCGCCCGTCCTTCGACCGCTTCCAGGCGGCACTCATGGCCCGCGAAGGCAGTCCGTACACGGCCGCCGCCCGGCTTGCGCACGAACTTTCGGGCCGCCATGACCCCGGCGCCCGGCGCTACGGCGAGGCCCTCGCAGACATGCGACTCGGTCGCCTCACGAAGGCCCGACACCAGCTCGGGGTCCTCATCGCGAACTCGCCGCGGGTGGTTGCCTATCGCATGACCCTGGCCGAGCTCTGGCGCGAGACGGGGCATCTGCGCGCGGCGATCGCGGTGCTGCGCGGGGCGCGCGCCCTGCGGCCGCAAAGTCTTTGGATCGGGGTACTCACGGCCCGCACCCTGCTCGATGCCGGCGACATCACGGCCGCCCATCGACTCATCAAGCGCCTCATCGAGCGTGCGCCCTATCGTCCCGACCTGTACCGCGCGCTGGCCCACGTCTACGGACGGCGCCACGATTATCTGCATGCCCACGAGGCCTTGGCCGAATCCCTGTTTCTCGAGGGTGACGGTCAGGGGGCGGCCGCGGAACTGCGCCTGGCGGCGCCATTTGCCACGCGACCGGCCGCGCGCGCCCGGTTAAAGACCCTGAAAGTGGCCTTCAAGGAGGGCTGGACGGCCCCGCCGACCTTCCCGTGA
- the soxX gene encoding sulfur oxidation c-type cytochrome SoxX encodes MGTKTALRAVRGLAVGVGLLLAPLAMAAGRAPTPKECAAHPTNPAVKGGCIVINRALGNCMACHVIAGTTMDGNIGPALRDLRKRFPNKQALFEQIYDPTINDPYTAMPPFGKDHILTKAQIREVVDFLWTL; translated from the coding sequence ATGGGCACTAAGACCGCGTTGCGCGCGGTACGGGGACTTGCCGTGGGCGTCGGCCTGCTTCTCGCGCCCCTGGCCATGGCCGCCGGCCGGGCCCCCACACCGAAAGAATGCGCCGCCCACCCCACGAATCCCGCCGTAAAGGGTGGATGCATCGTCATCAACCGCGCATTGGGTAACTGCATGGCCTGCCATGTCATCGCTGGAACGACGATGGACGGCAATATCGGTCCGGCACTCCGCGACCTGCGCAAGCGCTTCCCGAACAAGCAGGCGCTGTTCGAGCAAATCTATGATCCGACGATCAACGATCCCTACACGGCTATGCCACCCTTTGGCAAGGATCACATCCTCACCAAGGCGCAGATCCGCGAGGTCGTGGATTTCCTTTGGACCCTTTAA
- a CDS encoding thiosulfate oxidation carrier protein SoxY, producing the protein MNLPRRTFLKQAFSGSALAVAAGAGLLRPAEALARTWPVWPQAVFHEKKIPVLLHELFGHRPIVQGGLHLHAPLEAENGAVVPMVIESHVPHPEKLVLTVDKNPFPLVTIVHLTPGALGFFNVRIKMGKTSMVHAYVATKDKVHTMARKVKVTIGGCGG; encoded by the coding sequence GTGAACCTTCCACGCAGAACCTTCTTGAAGCAGGCGTTCTCGGGTTCGGCCCTGGCGGTGGCGGCAGGTGCCGGCCTGCTACGCCCGGCCGAGGCCCTGGCCCGTACCTGGCCGGTCTGGCCGCAGGCGGTCTTTCATGAAAAGAAGATCCCGGTGCTCTTGCATGAGCTTTTTGGCCACCGGCCGATCGTGCAGGGCGGCCTGCACCTGCATGCGCCGCTCGAGGCCGAAAACGGCGCGGTGGTGCCGATGGTCATAGAAAGCCATGTGCCACACCCCGAAAAGCTCGTGTTGACGGTCGACAAGAACCCCTTCCCGCTGGTCACGATCGTGCACCTGACCCCCGGGGCCCTGGGCTTTTTCAATGTCCGCATCAAGATGGGCAAGACCTCGATGGTCCATGCCTATGTGGCGACCAAAGACAAGGTCCATACCATGGCCCGCAAGGTCAAGGTCACGATCGGCGGCTGTGGAGGCTAA
- the soxZ gene encoding thiosulfate oxidation carrier complex protein SoxZ — MHIATKMKTRTMHGITEVLVLVNHPMDTGLVRSKVTHKIIPAHFIKTLTVAVNHKPAVITDMSIAISKDPLIAVKLTHAKKGDLVTVDWIDNEGMTGHAQTHVS, encoded by the coding sequence ATGCATATCGCCACCAAGATGAAGACGCGCACCATGCATGGCATCACCGAGGTCCTGGTGCTGGTCAACCATCCCATGGACACCGGCCTTGTGCGCAGCAAGGTCACCCACAAGATCATCCCGGCCCATTTCATCAAGACCCTGACCGTCGCCGTCAACCACAAGCCCGCGGTCATCACCGACATGAGCATCGCCATCTCCAAGGACCCGCTCATCGCCGTGAAGCTCACCCACGCGAAAAAGGGCGATCTCGTCACCGTCGACTGGATCGATAACGAGGGCATGACCGGGCACGCCCAGACCCATGTGAGTTAG
- the soxA gene encoding sulfur oxidation c-type cytochrome SoxA has product MKTSATLVLAAALLAPLVAQATPQSDMHKFQAYFRKRFPNVPFKDYANGVYAMPAAKNLRAQWKQIMEFPSYTFALDRGKRLWNTPFKDGNTYASCFKNGGVGIATHYPYWDPATKEVRTLVMDINTCRVRNGAAPYKNVTTGPMADIDAYVKHLSYGKPVEIEINSPGAVKAFYAGEHFFWARRGQLNFSCATCHVWNAGKRLRGNIIGAALGQGVDFPAYRSAWGTLGTLAKRYQGCNKKVGAAPFKPESVQYRDLEFYQMYMNTGLPESAPSQRP; this is encoded by the coding sequence ATGAAGACATCCGCCACCCTGGTATTAGCTGCGGCGTTGCTCGCGCCCCTCGTGGCACAGGCCACGCCGCAATCGGACATGCACAAGTTCCAGGCCTACTTCCGCAAGCGTTTCCCGAACGTACCGTTCAAGGATTACGCAAACGGCGTGTATGCCATGCCGGCCGCCAAGAATCTGCGCGCGCAATGGAAGCAGATCATGGAGTTCCCGTCTTATACCTTCGCCCTGGACCGTGGCAAGCGGCTCTGGAACACACCCTTCAAGGACGGCAATACCTACGCGAGCTGCTTTAAGAATGGCGGCGTCGGCATCGCCACGCATTACCCCTACTGGGATCCGGCCACCAAGGAAGTGCGCACTCTCGTCATGGACATAAACACCTGCCGGGTACGCAATGGCGCGGCGCCCTATAAAAACGTGACGACCGGTCCCATGGCCGATATCGACGCGTACGTAAAGCACCTGTCCTATGGCAAACCGGTGGAGATCGAGATCAATTCACCGGGCGCCGTCAAGGCCTTCTACGCCGGCGAACATTTCTTCTGGGCACGCCGCGGCCAGCTCAACTTCTCGTGCGCCACCTGCCACGTGTGGAACGCGGGCAAGCGGCTTCGCGGCAACATAATCGGCGCCGCTTTGGGTCAAGGCGTCGACTTTCCCGCCTACCGATCGGCGTGGGGTACCCTGGGAACACTCGCCAAGCGCTATCAGGGCTGCAACAAGAAGGTAGGTGCGGCCCCCTTCAAGCCGGAGAGCGTCCAGTACCGGGATCTCGAGTTCTACCAGATGTACATGAACACCGGGCTTCCCGAGAGCGCCCCGAGCCAACGCCCCTAG